A genomic window from Salvia splendens isolate huo1 chromosome 11, SspV2, whole genome shotgun sequence includes:
- the LOC121756048 gene encoding cell division cycle protein 123 homolog has translation MKSEDINRCQIQEWFPKFKSISIKTSIHELPESFVQYLIDDSGPFLLPISITNDDALPNRVHKPEEEEDFVVWEGSGDEAEESTPPPSFPVLETEVKASIVSLGGAVFPKLNWSSPKDAAWMSSTGSLRCTNFPEIALLLRSSDSVVHDLFHAYDSCTDKAASRPSRFYLALRKWYPSLHPEMEFRCFVHDKSLVGICQREVTNFYPVLVEKKSELKEAIKQLFVEKIKEEFEPESYTFDVYVTKDGRVKVLDFNPWGASTLPLLYTWEELGELSGKEVELKIVESRCGIRPGLKTAVPYDYLDTSEGSGWDQFQRNADVELRKQTQSSLSKAGG, from the coding sequence ATGAAGTCAGAGGATATAAACAGGTGTCAAATTCAGGAATGGTTCCCTAAATTCAAATCCATATCCATAAAAACTTCAATTCACGAGCTTCCCGAGTCCTTTGTCCAATACCTAATTGACGATTCTGGTCCGTTTCTGCTCCCTATTTCAATCACAAACGATGATGCCTTGCCCAATAGAGTCCACAAACCTGAGGAAGAGGAAGATTTTGTTGTGTGGGAGGGATCCGGAGACGAAGCAGAGGAATCCACGCCGCCCCCTTCGTTCCCTGTGCTAGAAACAGAGGTTAAAGCATCCATTGTATCTCTCGGGGGTGCTGTCTTTCCTAAGCTTAACTGGAGCTCGCCTAAAGACGCTGCGTGGATGAGCTCGACCGGGAGTCTCAGATGCACCAATTTCCCCGAGATCGCACTCTTGCTGCGATCTTCAGACTCGGTCGTCCATGACCTCTTCCATGCGTATGATTCCTGCACGGACAAGGCTGCATCAAGGCCGTCAAGATTCTACCTTGCACTGCGGAAATGGTATCCTTCTCTGCACCCTGAGATGGAGTTCCGTTGCTTTGTGCACGATAAATCCCTGGTGGGTATTTGTCAGCGGGAGGTGACTAACTTTTACCCTGTCCTTGTTGAAAAGAAGAGTGAACTGAAAGAGGCAATCAAGCAGCTTTTCGTGGAGAAGATAAAGGAGGAGTTTGAACCTGAGAGCTATACGTTTGATGTGTATGTGACAAAAGATGGGAGGGTTAAGGTTTTGGATTTCAACCCGTGGGGTGCGTCTACGCTTCCCTTGCTTTACACTTGGGAGGAGCTGGGAGAGTTGTCGGGCAAGGAAGTGGAGCTGAAAATTGTTGAGAGCCGCTGTGGCATTCGTCCGGGTTTGAAAACTGCCGTTCCTTATGATTATTTGGATACCAGTGAAGGGAGCGGGTGGGATCAATTCCAGAGGAATGCTGATGTGGAGCTGCGGAAGCAGACGCAATCATCGTTGTCTAAAGCAGGAGGTTGA
- the LOC121755123 gene encoding reticulon-like protein B11, which produces MGEPHRFSDYLALGDGAVADILLWRKRNQSVLFLVSSTFLWLLFVKGGYDLLSFLSNVLFSLVIILFFWAKSAALLNRPLPPLPDLEVTEEMAEKAADEMCVCINRALSMAHAIAIGGDLKLFWQLALGLWFISYIGSLFSFVTLLYIGVLLCFTLPLLYDKHQALIDEKLYAVQRIAQMQYRLIDEHVLGKAPST; this is translated from the exons ATGGGAGAACCTCATCGGTTCTCTGATTATCTCGCACTCGGAGACGGTGCAG TTGCTGACATTTTGCTGTGGAGGAAACGGAATCAGAGCGTTCTTTTTCTCGTTTCTTCGACATTTCTATGGCTTCTATTCGTAAAGGGCGGATACGATTTGCTTTCATTCTTATCGAATGTTTTGTTCTCACTCGTCATAATCTTGTTTTTTTGGGCTAAATCTGCAGCACTTCTCAATAG ACCTTTGCCACCTCTCCCTGATCTTGAGGTTACTGAAGAAATGGCTGAGAAGGCTGCTGATGAGATGTGTGTTTGCATAAATCGTGCATTGTCAATGGCACACGCCATTGCAATTGGCGGAGACTTGAAACTCTTTTGGCAG cTTGCTCTAGGATTGTGGTTTATCTCCTATATAGGCAGCTTATTCAGCTTTGTTACACTGCTTTACATTG GGGTCCTACTTTGTTTCACGCTGCCTCTATTGTATGATAAGCACCAAGCTCTGATAGATGAGAAGCTATATGCAGTACAGAGAATAGCTCAGATGCAGTACCGCTTAATTGACGAGCATGTACTTGGCAAGGCGCCATCAACGTGA